The region TCGCAGCTAACATTTCAGCGCCTGGCTGTACACCCATATCCTTCCCTATCCTTTTCTGGACATGGGCAAGCAGCATATGGACAAGGAAAAAATAGACCTTGCCCTCTGCAAGCAGCTCCTTAACAGATATATCCGAGGTTTGGGTCTTACCCTTAAGGGCATCATAGCGACCCTTGCACAGTTCAACCGCAACGACATCAGGTTGCTGGTTGTGAATTGTCTCCTTTACTTCACGGATACTTTTTTCCGAAACATGGGCCGTTCCCACCAGGCTTATCCTGGAAGGAGCAGGAGCCACATTTTCAGAAGTGGAATCTGTTGAAAAATCGTGTTGCCGAACTTCTGAAGAGCTGGTGGCGCTTTCATAGTTATAGCTCATGGTGTCCTGCCGGGAGTCGGTAATATACGGGTCACTGACCATTAAAATCCCTGTTTTACTCACTTAGAAGTGTCATTGTATGCATAAGGTCTGTTCTTGAAAGGATACCGATGATCTCTCCATCTTCCATTACCACAAGGCGGCCCACGTTATTATTGTTCAGGACCTTGAAGGCTTCCGCTGCATTATCGCCAGGTGAGATCGTAACCACATCCCTTGTCATCACATCGGAAACTAGGGTACTTATCCTGTCCAGTTGCGTTACCTTATGTACGTCCGTAAACGTAACAATGCCTTTTAAAACATTGTGCTGGATTACGGGATAACCCATGTGTTTATGGTCAAACATGAATTGTACGAGCTCTTCCAGGTTCATCTCAGGAGAAACTGAAATAACATCACTGCTCATCACATCCTTTACCTTGACATTTTCAAGGGTACGGGTAACAGCAGTGGAACGTTCTTCTCCAGAGGCTCCCATATAAACAAATACCGCAATCAACAAAAGCCAGGGATTCCAGGGATTGGAAAGAATACCCAAAAGTGCCAGCAGAAAAGCAAAAAATTTACCGACATTCGCTGCGTTACGGGTTGCCTGTATATAATTCATATGGCGGGCAAAAAATGCACGCAAGATCCGGCCACCATCCATGGGGAAGGCAGGAATCAAGTTGAATGCCCCCAACACAATATTGATGGAAGCAAGGATATACACAAGACGATAAGGTATAGTGGTAGAATAACCTGCAACCATCATATCTATCACTAAATTTAATCCAAACAGGATACCTCCAATCAAAAAACTTACAAATGGTCCTGCAAAAGCCATTTTTGCTTCCTGGGCGGGTTCACGGGGCATCTCTTCCATGGAAGATACACCGCCTATCAAGAAAAGAGTGATGTTATTTATCTCAACCCCATATTTTTTTGCAAAATATGAATGGCCCAGCTCATGCAAGAGTACACATGTAAAAAGCAGAATCGTTAGCATGAGGGACAGGCCGTAACCTAATATGGCAGGCTGGACATCTGCAAACCCAACGGGTTCAGGTACACTTGAAAAAACAAATGCAAAGAGAAACAGTACAATAAGAAAAGAAATATGAATCAATATGGGAATACCCATTAAAGTACCGATTTTGAAAGAAGTTTTCATAACTGAACCTTTTAAAGTTCCTATTATTTAGTTATTTAGTTCCACTGACATACTCCCACACCTAAAGTCCATGGGTTATGTGGTTGACTGATTTCAAGTCATTGCCACTTCAGGGGTATCAGTACTCCCTTCCAGTACATTACTTTCACAACGCTTGGTTTTAAAATATATACCCTGTCGACCTATTAGAAAATAGTCACGGATTCGATGGGCACACGCCTTTACAAGTTTCAAGGCTAGGTGCCATCGATCATCCCCTCAACCGTGATACAAAACACCCTTTTATTTTTTTATTTTAAGACCTGTTTACAACAGTATCTAAATTCGCAAGAAACATATCTATAATCTCATTATCCAGATGAGGCATTATAACCAATCTTAATGCCTGCGGATTTCTCGTAAGAGAAACGCGCCACCCAAAATCCTCGTAAAGTCTGCTTTGGATTTCAGTTGGTGACTCCACATCCAGTGCCACGATATTCATCACCGGTTCTATCACCGGCTGGATTCCTATATTCCTGGCTCCTGCAACAAGCCTGTCAGTCATATCCATACATCGTTGTACGATGGTACCATAACCTTTTCTTCCAAGATGACGCATGACTGCGTAGGTG is a window of Methanohalophilus mahii DSM 5219 DNA encoding:
- a CDS encoding CBS domain-containing protein; this translates as MKTSFKIGTLMGIPILIHISFLIVLFLFAFVFSSVPEPVGFADVQPAILGYGLSLMLTILLFTCVLLHELGHSYFAKKYGVEINNITLFLIGGVSSMEEMPREPAQEAKMAFAGPFVSFLIGGILFGLNLVIDMMVAGYSTTIPYRLVYILASINIVLGAFNLIPAFPMDGGRILRAFFARHMNYIQATRNAANVGKFFAFLLALLGILSNPWNPWLLLIAVFVYMGASGEERSTAVTRTLENVKVKDVMSSDVISVSPEMNLEELVQFMFDHKHMGYPVIQHNVLKGIVTFTDVHKVTQLDRISTLVSDVMTRDVVTISPGDNAAEAFKVLNNNNVGRLVVMEDGEIIGILSRTDLMHTMTLLSE